A portion of the Roseibium salinum genome contains these proteins:
- a CDS encoding ABC transporter ATP-binding protein, producing MTVMDMSSPMPDDVLVSVRELKKYFPISRGWLQRQVGEVKAVDDLSFDIRKGETFGLVGESGSGKSTVARLILRAYTLTGGSIRFRRADGSIDDISDLDEAALRPVRREMQMIFQDPYSSLDPRMTLLDLVGEPLVIHGVGTRAEIRDRVAELLGLVGLRPEYVMRYPHAFSGGQRQRIGIARALALNPSFIAADEAVSALDVSVAAQNINLLQDLQEKFGLTYMFITHDLGMVEHISDRIGVMYVGRMVELGETEEIFRKPYHPYTEALLSAVPQPDPRRRQDGKRIILKGEIADPANPPKGCAFHPRCPYATDICSQEIPALRKLHGRQVRCHHAEKLDLKGVAD from the coding sequence ATGACGGTGATGGATATGAGCTCCCCAATGCCGGACGACGTGCTGGTTTCCGTGCGGGAGCTGAAAAAATACTTCCCCATCAGCCGAGGCTGGCTGCAGCGTCAGGTCGGCGAGGTCAAGGCGGTCGATGATCTTTCGTTTGATATCAGAAAGGGTGAGACGTTCGGGCTGGTCGGCGAAAGCGGCTCCGGCAAGTCCACGGTTGCCCGGCTGATCCTGCGCGCCTACACGCTCACCGGCGGTTCCATCCGCTTCCGCCGCGCCGACGGCTCGATCGACGACATTTCGGACCTGGACGAAGCGGCCCTCAGGCCCGTCCGACGCGAAATGCAGATGATCTTCCAGGATCCCTATTCATCGCTTGATCCGCGCATGACGCTACTCGATCTCGTCGGCGAACCGCTGGTGATCCATGGCGTCGGCACCAGGGCGGAGATCCGCGACCGGGTGGCGGAGCTCCTCGGGCTGGTCGGCCTGCGCCCGGAATATGTCATGCGCTACCCGCATGCCTTTTCCGGTGGCCAGCGCCAGCGTATCGGCATCGCAAGGGCGCTGGCGCTCAATCCGAGCTTCATTGCCGCGGACGAGGCCGTCTCGGCCCTCGATGTGTCCGTCGCCGCGCAGAACATCAATCTGCTGCAGGACCTGCAGGAGAAATTCGGCCTGACCTACATGTTCATCACCCACGATCTGGGCATGGTCGAACATATCTCGGACCGCATCGGGGTGATGTATGTCGGGCGCATGGTGGAACTCGGCGAGACCGAGGAAATCTTCCGCAAGCCCTATCACCCCTATACGGAAGCGCTGCTTTCCGCCGTGCCGCAGCCCGATCCGCGCCGCCGGCAGGATGGCAAGCGCATCATCCTGAAGGGCGAGATCGCCGATCCGGCCAATCCGCCGAAGGGCTGCGCCTTTCACCCGCGCTGTCCTTACGCCACCGATATCTGCAGCCAGGAAATCCCGGCGCTGCGCAAGCTCCACGGGCGGCAGGTCCGCTGCCATCATGCGGAAAAGCTCGACCTGAAGGGAGTGGCAGACTGA
- a CDS encoding HAD family hydrolase, giving the protein MFGATLSGRLEELRSAGADAHLDLARRHMPLLQLDAAEPYPPLAMGYTVFETPGQSPSSKFQVMPRGGPAIEYAVWYDWDIQHMYDLEHVWVYLDAAGEVSRVEASRHGKRLEMTVDGGPCRLQGGRPVLFPEAGKHAHWADGAEMKLKAGTVLSAMCNELAAFEGVHLGNFFCESGQISPTAFDHRLAKLKMKADAFIPSFAFDRSGDEGEGIALVPWPQLDRWIPSRVNRLIAELPLKVPHIRAVLFDCGDTIADEATEIKLPGTEVVVEADFIPGAKDMVQRVHRAGYRMALVADGPRATFENILKPADLWDLFEAHVISGEVGELKPSPKMFSAAMEVLGLGRADAGRVVMIGNNLSRDIKGANDSGLISVFFGWSRRRTHEIADASEVPDHVIYTPSDFLPLLTVIEEEMVRATRMREGLPGDGA; this is encoded by the coding sequence ATGTTCGGTGCGACACTTTCCGGCAGGCTGGAAGAACTGCGTTCGGCGGGAGCCGATGCCCATCTGGACCTGGCGCGCCGGCACATGCCCCTCTTGCAGCTGGATGCAGCAGAGCCCTATCCGCCGCTGGCCATGGGCTATACCGTTTTCGAGACGCCGGGCCAGTCTCCGTCCTCGAAATTTCAGGTGATGCCGCGCGGCGGTCCCGCGATCGAATACGCGGTCTGGTACGACTGGGACATCCAGCACATGTACGATCTCGAACATGTCTGGGTCTATCTGGATGCCGCGGGCGAGGTCAGCAGGGTCGAGGCCTCGCGTCACGGAAAACGCCTCGAAATGACGGTCGACGGCGGTCCTTGCCGTCTTCAGGGCGGCCGTCCGGTACTCTTTCCCGAAGCCGGCAAACACGCCCACTGGGCCGACGGCGCGGAAATGAAGCTGAAGGCCGGCACGGTGCTTTCGGCCATGTGCAACGAACTTGCCGCCTTCGAAGGCGTTCATCTCGGCAATTTCTTCTGCGAAAGCGGCCAGATCAGCCCGACGGCGTTCGACCACCGGCTTGCCAAACTGAAGATGAAGGCCGACGCCTTCATTCCGTCCTTCGCATTCGATCGCTCCGGCGACGAAGGCGAGGGGATTGCCCTCGTTCCCTGGCCGCAGCTCGATCGCTGGATTCCGTCGCGGGTCAACCGCCTGATCGCGGAGCTTCCCCTCAAGGTGCCGCATATCCGGGCCGTTCTCTTCGACTGCGGCGACACGATTGCCGATGAGGCGACCGAAATCAAACTGCCGGGCACAGAAGTGGTCGTGGAGGCGGATTTCATCCCGGGGGCCAAGGACATGGTGCAGCGGGTTCACCGTGCCGGATACCGCATGGCGCTCGTCGCCGACGGTCCGCGCGCAACGTTCGAGAACATCCTGAAGCCCGCCGACCTCTGGGACCTCTTCGAGGCGCATGTCATCTCCGGCGAAGTCGGTGAACTGAAACCGTCGCCGAAGATGTTTTCCGCCGCCATGGAAGTTCTCGGTCTTGGCCGCGCCGATGCCGGCCGGGTCGTCATGATCGGCAACAACCTGTCGCGCGACATCAAGGGCGCCAACGATTCCGGTCTCATCAGCGTGTTCTTTGGCTGGTCGCGGCGGCGTACGCACGAGATTGCCGATGCCAGCGAAGTGCCGGACCACGTCATCTACACGCCGTCCGATTTCCTGCCGCTACTGACCGTAATCGAAGAGGAGATGGTCAG
- a CDS encoding ABC transporter permease — MTDQVAEIGVVQETKAEELYAARPAQLIWWRFRKHKLAVVSLAFLIFAYTVAIFAEIVAPYRPDSIERLQTFVPPRGIHFIHEGEIQRPFIYGLKRTRDLKTARVTYVADTSKILPIQFFVRGESYKFWGLWKSDLHLFGVDAKRDKITLLGTDALGRDLLSRLIYGARVTLSAGIVGVVFAFVLGLFFGSISGYYGGYIDVAIQRLMEFIRSVPTIPLWMGLAAALPIAWDPLFVYVLITIILALIGWTHLARVVRGRFFALKTEDYVLAARLAGASQFRIITKHMLPAMTSYIIAAMTLAIPEMILGETALSFLGLGLRPPVVSWGVLLQDAQSLRAISLAPWLLLPGVAVVMVVLAFNFLGDGLRDAADPYGH; from the coding sequence ATGACTGACCAAGTTGCTGAAATCGGCGTTGTCCAGGAGACCAAGGCAGAGGAACTGTACGCGGCCAGGCCCGCGCAGCTGATCTGGTGGCGTTTCAGGAAGCACAAGCTCGCCGTCGTCTCGCTCGCCTTCCTGATCTTCGCCTATACCGTCGCGATTTTCGCCGAAATCGTCGCCCCTTACCGGCCGGATTCCATCGAGCGTCTGCAAACCTTCGTTCCGCCGCGCGGTATCCATTTCATCCATGAGGGCGAGATCCAGCGGCCCTTCATCTATGGGCTGAAGCGCACACGCGACCTGAAGACCGCCCGTGTCACCTATGTAGCCGATACGAGCAAGATCCTGCCCATCCAGTTTTTCGTCCGCGGCGAGAGCTACAAATTCTGGGGCCTTTGGAAGAGCGATCTGCATCTCTTCGGCGTCGATGCGAAGCGCGACAAGATCACCCTGCTCGGAACAGATGCGCTTGGGCGCGATCTCCTGTCCCGGCTCATCTACGGAGCCCGCGTCACCCTCTCGGCCGGTATCGTCGGGGTCGTCTTCGCCTTCGTGCTGGGGCTCTTCTTCGGATCGATTTCCGGCTATTACGGCGGCTATATCGACGTCGCGATACAGCGGCTGATGGAGTTCATCCGATCGGTGCCCACCATCCCGCTCTGGATGGGGCTCGCGGCCGCCCTGCCCATCGCCTGGGATCCGCTGTTCGTCTATGTGCTGATTACCATCATCCTGGCCCTGATCGGCTGGACCCACCTGGCACGCGTCGTCCGCGGCAGGTTCTTCGCCCTCAAGACCGAGGACTATGTTCTGGCCGCCCGTCTTGCCGGGGCCAGTCAGTTTCGGATCATCACCAAGCACATGCTGCCGGCCATGACGAGCTACATCATCGCGGCCATGACGCTGGCCATCCCGGAAATGATCCTCGGCGAAACCGCACTGTCCTTCCTGGGCCTCGGCCTGCGCCCGCCCGTGGTGAGTTGGGGCGTGCTGCTGCAGGACGCCCAAAGCCTGCGCGCCATTTCGCTGGCGCCCTGGCTGCTGCTGCCGGGTGTTGCCGTGGTGATGGTGGTTCTTGCATTCAACTTCCTCGGTGACGGCCTGCGCGATGCAGCCGATCCGTACGGGCATTAA
- a CDS encoding ABC transporter substrate-binding protein, with amino-acid sequence MKKTLLAALALGLMATTSAYAFQEAPMLAELVEKGELPPVDERLPDNPTVVEAIEVGEYGGTWQRAFKGPGDRWGPTKLMEERVLKFAAGPDGEVKLVPSYIESYSVNDDFTEFTFTLLEGLKWSDGEPVTTEDVSFWYNDIFLNEALTPTFETTLAPGGNPLTVEVKDERTFTVKFEQPYVYFLEILAQDSTVGPSLDRPSFIQPAHYLKKYNDHYASEEELAALSKEHGVEKWTDLWGSKGPIAAWWQNEELPVITAWKIQGGVTGNTVTMVRNPYYFAVDQEGNQLPYIDKIEHRLFEAQDAFNLMIVQGQIDMQMRYVTSNDFTFYMENAEKSGYTVSNWKSANVWSLVPNLNVTDDVLRGLFENADVRKALSIAVDRELLNELAFSGLGEPRSTSPVSGSPYYSEELEAHWTDYDPEAANALLDSAGLGERDGDGYRLRPDGKRLQLVVETDQDAYANLLELLADNYRDVGIELLPRVIDRTQWDDNRENNNFEVQLIPFDRLTVIPADPRRMMGENNFAAQYYIWHETGGKSGMEPPADHPIRKVWASWGKASVAKTREEADAATNEMIAEFVKNGWVIGLVGEVATPVIVKNNFRNLPEGLVEDNITRGVGLARPQQMWIKQ; translated from the coding sequence ATGAAAAAGACATTGCTTGCCGCCCTTGCCCTTGGGCTGATGGCGACGACATCGGCTTACGCCTTCCAGGAAGCGCCGATGCTGGCTGAACTGGTCGAAAAAGGCGAGCTGCCGCCGGTCGATGAACGGCTACCGGACAACCCGACCGTCGTCGAAGCGATCGAAGTCGGTGAATATGGCGGCACCTGGCAGCGCGCATTCAAGGGGCCCGGCGACCGCTGGGGGCCAACCAAGCTCATGGAAGAGCGGGTTCTGAAATTCGCCGCCGGCCCGGATGGCGAAGTGAAGCTGGTTCCGAGCTACATCGAAAGCTATTCGGTCAACGACGACTTTACCGAGTTCACCTTCACGCTCTTGGAGGGGCTGAAATGGTCCGACGGTGAGCCGGTAACCACGGAGGACGTGTCCTTCTGGTACAACGATATCTTCCTCAACGAGGCGCTGACGCCGACCTTCGAAACCACTCTGGCGCCCGGCGGCAACCCGTTGACCGTCGAGGTCAAGGACGAGCGGACCTTCACCGTAAAGTTCGAGCAGCCCTATGTCTATTTCCTGGAGATTCTCGCCCAGGACTCGACGGTCGGCCCGAGCCTGGACCGCCCGTCCTTCATCCAGCCGGCGCATTACCTGAAAAAGTACAACGACCACTATGCGTCCGAAGAAGAGCTGGCAGCGCTTTCCAAGGAGCACGGCGTCGAAAAATGGACGGACCTGTGGGGATCCAAGGGACCGATCGCCGCGTGGTGGCAGAATGAGGAGCTGCCGGTCATCACGGCATGGAAGATCCAGGGCGGCGTGACCGGCAATACCGTGACCATGGTCCGCAACCCCTACTATTTCGCCGTCGACCAGGAAGGCAATCAGCTGCCCTATATCGACAAGATCGAACACCGCCTGTTCGAAGCGCAGGACGCGTTCAACCTGATGATCGTTCAGGGCCAGATCGACATGCAGATGCGTTACGTGACCAGTAACGACTTCACCTTCTACATGGAGAACGCGGAAAAGTCGGGCTACACGGTCAGTAATTGGAAGAGCGCCAACGTCTGGTCGCTGGTTCCCAACCTGAACGTCACCGACGACGTGCTGCGGGGGCTGTTCGAAAACGCCGATGTGCGCAAGGCGCTGTCGATTGCCGTCGACCGCGAGCTTCTCAACGAACTGGCGTTCTCCGGTCTTGGCGAACCGCGCAGCACATCTCCGGTTTCCGGTTCGCCCTATTACAGCGAGGAACTGGAGGCGCACTGGACCGACTACGATCCGGAAGCGGCCAATGCACTGCTGGATTCGGCCGGCCTCGGCGAGCGTGACGGCGACGGCTATCGCCTGCGCCCGGATGGCAAGCGCCTGCAGCTTGTTGTCGAAACCGATCAGGACGCCTATGCCAACCTGCTTGAACTCCTGGCCGACAACTACCGCGACGTCGGCATCGAGCTGCTGCCGCGCGTGATCGACCGGACCCAGTGGGACGACAACCGCGAAAACAACAATTTCGAGGTTCAGCTCATCCCGTTCGACCGTCTGACGGTCATTCCTGCCGACCCGCGCCGCATGATGGGCGAAAACAACTTCGCCGCCCAGTATTACATCTGGCACGAAACCGGGGGTAAATCCGGCATGGAGCCGCCGGCCGATCACCCGATCCGCAAGGTCTGGGCCAGCTGGGGAAAGGCTTCCGTCGCCAAGACGCGTGAAGAAGCCGATGCGGCCACCAACGAAATGATCGCGGAATTCGTCAAGAATGGCTGGGTCATCGGCCTGGTGGGCGAAGTCGCCACGCCGGTCATCGTGAAGAACAACTTCCGCAACTTGCCTGAAGGCCTCGTCGAGGACAACATCACCCGTGGTGTCGGTCTCGCCCGCCCGCAGCAGATGTGGATCAAGCAGTAA
- a CDS encoding ABC transporter permease, with protein sequence MLNFVVRRMLWAIPTLVAVSFISFIIIQLPPGDYVTAMVAEMRNQGEYVTAAQEAIMREEFGLNDPMLVQYWRWISKIILHGDFGHSFHWKAPVSDLIWGRLGLTLTLSMLSLVFTWIIAIPVGVYSATRQYSMFDYLFTVFGFLGKGIPDFLLALVLMWIGFAWMHIDVGGLFSPQFEGRPWSLAKVWNLMTHIWIPLVVLATGGAAGLIRVMRANMLDELGKPYVETAYAQGLSERQVVWGYPVRVALNPFISTVGWALPALFSGDIVTAVVLNLPTTGPLLLQALKMQDMYLAGSFILILSVFTVVGTLLSDLLLAWSDPRIRYS encoded by the coding sequence ATGCTCAACTTCGTTGTCAGGCGTATGTTGTGGGCGATACCCACGCTCGTCGCCGTTTCGTTCATCTCCTTCATCATCATCCAGTTGCCGCCGGGCGACTACGTCACGGCGATGGTTGCGGAAATGCGCAATCAGGGGGAATACGTCACCGCGGCGCAGGAAGCGATCATGCGCGAGGAATTCGGGCTCAATGACCCCATGCTGGTGCAGTATTGGCGCTGGATCTCGAAGATCATTCTCCATGGCGACTTCGGCCATTCGTTCCACTGGAAGGCACCGGTCTCGGACCTGATCTGGGGACGTCTCGGCCTGACGCTGACGCTGTCCATGCTGTCGCTGGTCTTTACCTGGATCATCGCCATCCCGGTAGGGGTCTATTCCGCGACGCGCCAGTATTCGATGTTCGACTACCTGTTCACGGTGTTCGGGTTCCTGGGCAAGGGGATCCCGGATTTCCTCCTGGCGCTCGTCCTGATGTGGATCGGCTTCGCCTGGATGCATATCGATGTCGGTGGTCTGTTTTCGCCGCAATTCGAGGGGCGGCCCTGGTCACTGGCCAAGGTGTGGAACCTCATGACCCATATCTGGATCCCGCTTGTCGTCCTGGCGACGGGCGGTGCCGCCGGCCTGATCCGCGTCATGCGCGCCAACATGCTCGACGAGCTCGGCAAACCCTATGTCGAGACCGCCTATGCACAGGGCCTGAGCGAACGGCAGGTCGTCTGGGGCTATCCCGTTCGGGTCGCTCTCAATCCGTTCATCTCGACCGTGGGCTGGGCGCTGCCGGCGCTCTTTTCGGGCGACATCGTCACCGCCGTGGTGCTCAACCTTCCGACCACCGGTCCGCTTCTGCTTCAGGCGCTGAAGATGCAGGACATGTATCTGGCCGGCAGTTTCATCCTGATCCTGAGCGTGTTCACCGTCGTCGGCACATTGCTGTCCGACCTGCTTCTGGCGTGGTCCGACCCGCGCATCCGCTATTCCTAA
- a CDS encoding CehA/McbA family metallohydrolase: MSQAPREFHHTISEFPGGEKSFVEIPFQAGPDTERIEVSYLFPAGSGGSVIDIGLAHKGVMRGWTGAEYGHVTVARDWATPGYHPGELEGKWDVVLGIVKIGPDCRVDVTIRVVSRQARWLSGDIHSHTEHSDGGVPVADAVHRARVSRLDFVALTDHNTTTQNWVKLDDPGLLVIPGMELTSYYGHTNFLGLKDPVADWRCTSPGEVATKMAEAREKGATIVINHPFQRSAGGRWQSGYDLAFDAIEIWNGNWSELNQDALDMWQRMLSAGQVVPATGGSDFHLKNRRRHGRPCNRLYAAGYSVADVLSALKAGRNVISFAPQEVQAEPVDRDGPIFGDTLAVGSPIAVRFAGLGPGDDIRLITEKGVVETWPVGGQDTMQIDKRLEGRFARFEVWNGPVPKLFTNPFYGR; encoded by the coding sequence ATGTCACAAGCACCCAGGGAATTTCACCACACCATTTCCGAATTTCCGGGAGGGGAGAAATCCTTCGTTGAAATTCCGTTCCAGGCGGGGCCGGATACCGAACGTATTGAGGTGTCGTACCTCTTTCCGGCCGGCAGCGGCGGCAGTGTCATCGACATCGGCCTGGCGCACAAGGGCGTAATGCGCGGCTGGACCGGCGCGGAATATGGTCATGTCACCGTTGCGCGGGACTGGGCGACGCCGGGCTATCATCCGGGGGAATTGGAGGGCAAATGGGACGTCGTCCTCGGCATCGTCAAGATCGGCCCGGACTGCCGGGTCGACGTCACGATCCGCGTCGTTTCCCGCCAGGCACGCTGGCTGAGCGGCGACATTCACAGCCACACGGAACACTCCGACGGCGGCGTCCCCGTGGCCGACGCGGTCCACCGGGCAAGGGTGTCCCGTCTCGACTTCGTGGCGCTGACGGACCACAACACCACCACGCAGAACTGGGTGAAGCTGGACGACCCGGGATTGCTGGTCATTCCAGGCATGGAGCTCACCAGCTACTACGGCCATACAAACTTCCTGGGTCTCAAGGACCCGGTTGCCGACTGGCGCTGCACGTCTCCCGGGGAGGTTGCGACCAAGATGGCAGAGGCCCGGGAAAAGGGCGCGACCATCGTCATAAATCATCCCTTTCAGCGCTCTGCGGGCGGACGCTGGCAGAGCGGTTACGATCTTGCCTTCGATGCGATCGAGATCTGGAACGGAAACTGGTCCGAGCTCAACCAGGATGCGCTGGACATGTGGCAGCGGATGCTCTCGGCCGGACAGGTCGTCCCGGCCACGGGCGGCAGCGATTTCCATTTGAAGAACAGGCGCAGGCACGGCCGGCCGTGCAACCGGCTCTACGCCGCCGGCTACAGCGTTGCCGACGTGCTCTCGGCTCTGAAGGCCGGGCGGAACGTGATCAGCTTCGCGCCGCAGGAAGTGCAGGCCGAGCCTGTGGACCGCGACGGGCCGATATTCGGCGACACGCTCGCCGTAGGCTCGCCCATTGCCGTCCGTTTCGCCGGACTGGGCCCAGGCGACGACATTCGCCTGATCACCGAAAAGGGCGTTGTCGAGACATGGCCGGTCGGAGGGCAGGACACCATGCAGATCGACAAGCGCCTCGAAGGCCGCTTTGCGCGTTTCGAGGTCTGGAACGGCCCCGTGCCGAAGCTGTTCACCAACCCCTTCTACGGCAGGTAG
- a CDS encoding ABC transporter ATP-binding protein translates to MLNKVQTMPTERLLELQDVNVHFGMREGTVKAVNGVSYHVNRGEVLGIVGESGSGKSVAVRSIMRLLPKNTCLSEGSIRFNPQKGREVEISALKSNSRKMRELRGDTIGMIFQEPMTALSPVHSIGTQIMRTVMLHRRCGKAEARVRAIELLKKVHLPRPDEIVDSYPHQLSGGMRQRAMIALALSCDPELLIADEPTTALDVTTEAQILDLLRELQAETGMSIIFITHNFGVVADIADRVAVMYLGRIVETGTVDEIFFNPQHPYTRALLQSVPRLGQAPVRRLRVIPGMVPDPFNVPKGCSFNPRCSYAVRGRCDVETPDLVRFSDEQTARCLFAGQLPGEGLV, encoded by the coding sequence ATGTTAAACAAGGTTCAGACCATGCCCACCGAGCGCCTCCTGGAGCTACAGGACGTCAATGTGCATTTCGGCATGCGCGAAGGCACGGTGAAGGCCGTCAACGGCGTCTCCTATCACGTGAACCGCGGCGAGGTGCTCGGCATTGTCGGCGAAAGCGGGTCCGGCAAGTCGGTGGCGGTGCGCTCGATCATGCGGCTCCTGCCGAAAAACACGTGCCTGTCCGAAGGCTCGATCCGGTTCAATCCGCAAAAGGGCAGGGAAGTCGAGATTTCCGCGCTGAAGTCCAACAGCCGCAAGATGCGCGAGCTTCGCGGCGACACCATCGGAATGATCTTCCAGGAACCGATGACGGCTCTTTCTCCGGTTCATTCGATCGGCACGCAGATCATGCGCACGGTCATGCTGCACCGCAGATGCGGTAAGGCCGAAGCAAGGGTCCGCGCGATCGAGCTTCTGAAGAAGGTGCACCTGCCGCGGCCGGACGAGATCGTCGACAGCTATCCGCACCAGCTGTCGGGCGGCATGCGACAGCGGGCCATGATCGCACTTGCGCTGTCCTGCGATCCGGAACTCCTGATCGCGGACGAGCCGACGACGGCGCTCGACGTCACCACCGAGGCGCAGATCCTCGACCTGCTTAGGGAGCTTCAGGCCGAGACGGGCATGTCGATCATCTTCATCACCCACAATTTCGGCGTCGTCGCCGATATCGCAGACCGTGTGGCGGTGATGTATCTCGGGCGGATCGTGGAGACCGGGACGGTCGACGAGATCTTCTTCAATCCGCAGCATCCCTATACCCGCGCCCTGCTGCAGTCCGTGCCGCGGCTCGGGCAGGCGCCGGTGCGCCGGCTGCGTGTCATTCCGGGCATGGTGCCCGATCCCTTCAACGTCCCGAAAGGCTGCTCCTTCAATCCACGCTGCTCCTACGCGGTGAGGGGCAGATGCGATGTCGAGACGCCAGACCTCGTGCGCTTTTCCGACGAGCAGACGGCCCGCTGCCTGTTCGCCGGCCAGCTTCCCGGGGAGGGCCTGGTATGA